Proteins encoded in a region of the Sphingomonas japonica genome:
- a CDS encoding LexA family protein: MATILPIVGNLSSAVVCPTGYLPRYSPLAQRCSMSNRIRQLRDHQGLSRKALAEMAGTTANQLVKLENGDRRLSDHWAERLAGPLGVQPYELMLPEGVPQALRMVPMLGSVACGNWKEAVQVANRHVPTIFGGRNAFALEPDGDSMDKLLPQGGYIVVDPDQLALESGKAFVVMNGDGEATAKVYRADPPRLEPASNNPAHVAMLIGETPFTVIGRIVGVMSAV; this comes from the coding sequence ATGGCGACTATCTTGCCCATTGTGGGCAACCTGTCAAGCGCCGTTGTTTGCCCGACGGGGTATCTTCCAAGATATTCGCCGTTGGCCCAGCGATGCAGTATGTCGAACCGCATCCGCCAGCTTCGCGACCATCAGGGTCTCAGCCGCAAAGCCTTAGCCGAAATGGCAGGTACGACGGCGAACCAGCTTGTAAAGTTGGAGAACGGCGATCGGCGGTTAAGCGACCATTGGGCAGAGCGTCTCGCCGGGCCGCTTGGCGTCCAGCCCTATGAATTAATGCTTCCCGAAGGCGTGCCGCAGGCGCTACGCATGGTGCCTATGTTGGGCAGCGTCGCGTGCGGAAATTGGAAGGAAGCGGTTCAGGTCGCTAACCGCCACGTCCCCACTATTTTCGGCGGGCGCAATGCTTTCGCGCTCGAACCAGACGGCGACAGCATGGACAAGCTGCTACCTCAGGGCGGGTATATAGTCGTCGATCCCGACCAGCTCGCGCTCGAAAGCGGCAAGGCGTTCGTGGTGATGAATGGCGACGGCGAAGCGACCGCTAAGGTCTATCGCGCCGATCCACCCCGCCTTGAACCCGCGTCGAATAATCCGGCACACGTCGCCATGTTGATCGGCGAAACCCCCTTCACCGTCATCGGGCGCATTGTCGGCGTCATGTCGGCGGTATGA
- a CDS encoding helix-turn-helix domain-containing protein, with product MALRNATMVQRHFTVEQVAATSGVPVRTVRSYMANDETEVREPTLSNALSIACVLGPVAVNGVLALIGYGGAKPLDEPDAIQPMQIVATGMQHFAVIAEAAADNRIDHTEEQRTTEAADGIIATFLPLSSAGRAK from the coding sequence ATGGCCCTGCGCAACGCGACTATGGTGCAGCGGCATTTCACGGTCGAGCAGGTAGCGGCGACGTCGGGCGTCCCGGTACGCACCGTGCGATCGTACATGGCGAACGACGAAACCGAAGTGCGCGAGCCCACGCTGTCCAACGCGCTGTCGATAGCTTGCGTCCTGGGGCCGGTCGCAGTGAACGGCGTCCTGGCGCTGATCGGTTACGGCGGTGCCAAACCACTGGACGAACCCGACGCGATACAGCCGATGCAGATCGTCGCGACCGGGATGCAGCACTTCGCTGTGATCGCCGAAGCCGCTGCCGACAACCGCATCGATCATACCGAAGAGCAGCGCACCACGGAAGCGGCCGATGGGATCATCGCCACGTTCCTGCCGCTGTCGAGCGCGGGGAGGGCGAAGTGA